Proteins encoded in a region of the Scatophagus argus isolate fScaArg1 chromosome 1, fScaArg1.pri, whole genome shotgun sequence genome:
- the LOC124067516 gene encoding homeobox-containing protein 1-like isoform X2, whose amino-acid sequence MFQQCEEPRFTIEQIDLLQRLRRTGITQAEVVHALDTLDHLDQKHGHKLTHKPSYMPPSSSLSSSSAVTASSSMTSTATQTTFPDNRLSLSPNNNFDTTSPPLPIPVASPVTMAAVAQNGLVAVTNGKLSPPRFPLGVVSGNVTAPGYGFDTSEEDIDVDDKVEDLMRRDSAVIKEEIKSFLANRRISQAVVAQVTGISQSRISHWLLQQGSDLSEQKKRAFFRWYQLEKTNPGATLAMRAAPLALDDMMDWHQAPPPFGSAPTGFRLRRGSRFTWRKECLAVMESYFSDNQYPDEAKREEIATACNAVIQKPGKKLSDLERVTSLKVYNWFANRRKDIKRRANIAAILESHGIEVESPGGQSNSDEVDGNEFPDQGCEVSLLDKRASARQFAFSRADLCSPTQVPTLLPSWFSSLGRGSLSGHRGTALTGRSLMSGVGPQAEGSRLTGVSWSPPSPSLQDEPTIHSALSEPQDPIVLEKEAVSHNTQALASQVDGARCSNGNDIKTEMLEDD is encoded by the exons ATGTTCCAGCAGTGCGAGGAGCCTCGTTTCACCATCGAGCAGATTGACCTCCTCCAGAGGCTAAGGAGGACAGGAATCACGCAGGCAGAGGTCGTCCATGCCCTGGACACTCTGGACCACCTGGACCAGAAACATGGACACAAGTTGACCCATAAACCTTCCTATATGCCTCCCTCGTCTTCCTTGTCCTCTTCCAGCGCCGTCACCGCCTCTTCCTCCATGACTTCCACGGCCACTCAGACAACTTTCCCTGATAACCGACTCTCACTGTCGCCTAACAACAACTTCGATACCACATCTCCGCCTCTACCGATCCCAGTAGCCTCCCCTGTCACCATGGCTGCTGTAGCTCAGAATGGTCTAGTTGCAGTCACCAATGGGAAGCTGTCCCCTCCACGGTTTCCTCTTGGTGTGGTTAGTGGCAATGTGACAGCACCAGGCTACGGTTTTGACACCAGTGAAGAGGACATAGATGTTGATGACAAGGTGGAGGACTTAATGAG GAGGGACAGTGCTGTGATCAAAGAAGAGATTAAGTCCTTCCTGGCAAACAGGCGGATCTCCCAGGCTGTGGTCGCTCAGGTAACGG GGATCAGCCAGAGTCGGATCTCCCACTGGCTCCTGCAGCAGGGATCAGACCTCAgtgagcagaagaaaagagcTTTCTTCCGCTGGTACCAGCTGGAGAAGACCAACCCTG GTGCCACTCTGGCCATGCGAGCTGCCCCATTGGCTCTGGACGACATGATGGACTGGCACCAAGCCCCACCTCCATTTGGCTCCGCCCCTACTGGCTTCCGTCTGCGGAGAGGGAGCAGGTTCACCTGGAGGAAGGAGTGTCTGGCTGTTatggagag CTACTTCAGTGATAACCAGTACCCCGATGAGGCCAAGAGAGAGGAGATTGCTACCGCCTGCAATGCTGTCATTCAGAAACCCG GAAAGAAGCTGTCAGATCTGGAGAGGGTAACATCTCTGAAAGTCTACAACTGGTTCGCCAACCGCCGTAAAGACATCAAGAGGCGTGCCAACATTG CAGCCATCTTGGAGAGCCACGGCATTGAGGTTGAGAGTCCAGGAGGTCAGTCCAACAGCGATGAAGTGGACGGCAACGAGTTCCCTGACCAG GGTTGTGAGGTGTCCTTATTAGACAAGAGAGCCTCAGCCAGGCAGTTTGCATTCAGTCGAGCTGACCTGTGCTCTCCGACCCAG GTTCCCACACTGCTCCCCAGCTGGTTCTCTTCCCTGGGTAGAGGCAGCTTGTCTGGACACAGGGGCACTGCTCTGACTGGCCGCTCCCTCATGTCAGGGGTGGGCCCTCAGGCAGAGGGTTCCAGACTGACAGGTGTGTCCTGgtctcccccctccccctcccttcaGGATGAGCCCACCATACACAGCGCGCTGTCCGAGCCCCAGGATCCAATTGTTTTGGAGAAGGAGGCAGTCAGTCACAACACCCAAGCCCTAGCCAGCCAGGTGGATGGTGCTCGATGCAGCAATGGCAATGACATCAAGACGGAAATGCTGGAGGACGACTGA
- the LOC124067516 gene encoding homeobox-containing protein 1-like isoform X1 encodes MFQQCEEPRFTIEQIDLLQRLRRTGITQAEVVHALDTLDHLDQKHGHKLTHKPSYMPPSSSLSSSSAVTASSSMTSTATQTTFPDNRLSLSPNNNFDTTSPPLPIPVASPVTMAAVAQNGLVAVTNGKLSPPRFPLGVVSGNVTAPGYGFDTSEEDIDVDDKVEDLMRRDSAVIKEEIKSFLANRRISQAVVAQVTGISQSRISHWLLQQGSDLSEQKKRAFFRWYQLEKTNPGATLAMRAAPLALDDMMDWHQAPPPFGSAPTGFRLRRGSRFTWRKECLAVMESYFSDNQYPDEAKREEIATACNAVIQKPGKKLSDLERVTSLKVYNWFANRRKDIKRRANIEAAILESHGIEVESPGGQSNSDEVDGNEFPDQGCEVSLLDKRASARQFAFSRADLCSPTQVPTLLPSWFSSLGRGSLSGHRGTALTGRSLMSGVGPQAEGSRLTGVSWSPPSPSLQDEPTIHSALSEPQDPIVLEKEAVSHNTQALASQVDGARCSNGNDIKTEMLEDD; translated from the exons ATGTTCCAGCAGTGCGAGGAGCCTCGTTTCACCATCGAGCAGATTGACCTCCTCCAGAGGCTAAGGAGGACAGGAATCACGCAGGCAGAGGTCGTCCATGCCCTGGACACTCTGGACCACCTGGACCAGAAACATGGACACAAGTTGACCCATAAACCTTCCTATATGCCTCCCTCGTCTTCCTTGTCCTCTTCCAGCGCCGTCACCGCCTCTTCCTCCATGACTTCCACGGCCACTCAGACAACTTTCCCTGATAACCGACTCTCACTGTCGCCTAACAACAACTTCGATACCACATCTCCGCCTCTACCGATCCCAGTAGCCTCCCCTGTCACCATGGCTGCTGTAGCTCAGAATGGTCTAGTTGCAGTCACCAATGGGAAGCTGTCCCCTCCACGGTTTCCTCTTGGTGTGGTTAGTGGCAATGTGACAGCACCAGGCTACGGTTTTGACACCAGTGAAGAGGACATAGATGTTGATGACAAGGTGGAGGACTTAATGAG GAGGGACAGTGCTGTGATCAAAGAAGAGATTAAGTCCTTCCTGGCAAACAGGCGGATCTCCCAGGCTGTGGTCGCTCAGGTAACGG GGATCAGCCAGAGTCGGATCTCCCACTGGCTCCTGCAGCAGGGATCAGACCTCAgtgagcagaagaaaagagcTTTCTTCCGCTGGTACCAGCTGGAGAAGACCAACCCTG GTGCCACTCTGGCCATGCGAGCTGCCCCATTGGCTCTGGACGACATGATGGACTGGCACCAAGCCCCACCTCCATTTGGCTCCGCCCCTACTGGCTTCCGTCTGCGGAGAGGGAGCAGGTTCACCTGGAGGAAGGAGTGTCTGGCTGTTatggagag CTACTTCAGTGATAACCAGTACCCCGATGAGGCCAAGAGAGAGGAGATTGCTACCGCCTGCAATGCTGTCATTCAGAAACCCG GAAAGAAGCTGTCAGATCTGGAGAGGGTAACATCTCTGAAAGTCTACAACTGGTTCGCCAACCGCCGTAAAGACATCAAGAGGCGTGCCAACATTG aagCAGCCATCTTGGAGAGCCACGGCATTGAGGTTGAGAGTCCAGGAGGTCAGTCCAACAGCGATGAAGTGGACGGCAACGAGTTCCCTGACCAG GGTTGTGAGGTGTCCTTATTAGACAAGAGAGCCTCAGCCAGGCAGTTTGCATTCAGTCGAGCTGACCTGTGCTCTCCGACCCAG GTTCCCACACTGCTCCCCAGCTGGTTCTCTTCCCTGGGTAGAGGCAGCTTGTCTGGACACAGGGGCACTGCTCTGACTGGCCGCTCCCTCATGTCAGGGGTGGGCCCTCAGGCAGAGGGTTCCAGACTGACAGGTGTGTCCTGgtctcccccctccccctcccttcaGGATGAGCCCACCATACACAGCGCGCTGTCCGAGCCCCAGGATCCAATTGTTTTGGAGAAGGAGGCAGTCAGTCACAACACCCAAGCCCTAGCCAGCCAGGTGGATGGTGCTCGATGCAGCAATGGCAATGACATCAAGACGGAAATGCTGGAGGACGACTGA
- the LOC124067516 gene encoding homeobox-containing protein 1-like isoform X3, with amino-acid sequence MFQQCEEPRFTIEQIDLLQRLRRTGITQAEVVHALDTLDHLDQKHGHKLTHKPSYMPPSSSLSSSSAVTASSSMTSTATQTTFPDNRLSLSPNNNFDTTSPPLPIPVASPVTMAAVAQNGLVAVTNGKLSPPRFPLGVVSGNVTAPGYGFDTSEEDIDVDDKVEDLMRRDSAVIKEEIKSFLANRRISQAVVAQVTGISQSRISHWLLQQGSDLSEQKKRAFFRWYQLEKTNPGATLAMRAAPLALDDMMDWHQAPPPFGSAPTGFRLRRGSRFTWRKECLAVMESYFSDNQYPDEAKREEIATACNAVIQKPGKKLSDLERVTSLKVYNWFANRRKDIKRRANIAILESHGIEVESPGGQSNSDEVDGNEFPDQGCEVSLLDKRASARQFAFSRADLCSPTQVPTLLPSWFSSLGRGSLSGHRGTALTGRSLMSGVGPQAEGSRLTGVSWSPPSPSLQDEPTIHSALSEPQDPIVLEKEAVSHNTQALASQVDGARCSNGNDIKTEMLEDD; translated from the exons ATGTTCCAGCAGTGCGAGGAGCCTCGTTTCACCATCGAGCAGATTGACCTCCTCCAGAGGCTAAGGAGGACAGGAATCACGCAGGCAGAGGTCGTCCATGCCCTGGACACTCTGGACCACCTGGACCAGAAACATGGACACAAGTTGACCCATAAACCTTCCTATATGCCTCCCTCGTCTTCCTTGTCCTCTTCCAGCGCCGTCACCGCCTCTTCCTCCATGACTTCCACGGCCACTCAGACAACTTTCCCTGATAACCGACTCTCACTGTCGCCTAACAACAACTTCGATACCACATCTCCGCCTCTACCGATCCCAGTAGCCTCCCCTGTCACCATGGCTGCTGTAGCTCAGAATGGTCTAGTTGCAGTCACCAATGGGAAGCTGTCCCCTCCACGGTTTCCTCTTGGTGTGGTTAGTGGCAATGTGACAGCACCAGGCTACGGTTTTGACACCAGTGAAGAGGACATAGATGTTGATGACAAGGTGGAGGACTTAATGAG GAGGGACAGTGCTGTGATCAAAGAAGAGATTAAGTCCTTCCTGGCAAACAGGCGGATCTCCCAGGCTGTGGTCGCTCAGGTAACGG GGATCAGCCAGAGTCGGATCTCCCACTGGCTCCTGCAGCAGGGATCAGACCTCAgtgagcagaagaaaagagcTTTCTTCCGCTGGTACCAGCTGGAGAAGACCAACCCTG GTGCCACTCTGGCCATGCGAGCTGCCCCATTGGCTCTGGACGACATGATGGACTGGCACCAAGCCCCACCTCCATTTGGCTCCGCCCCTACTGGCTTCCGTCTGCGGAGAGGGAGCAGGTTCACCTGGAGGAAGGAGTGTCTGGCTGTTatggagag CTACTTCAGTGATAACCAGTACCCCGATGAGGCCAAGAGAGAGGAGATTGCTACCGCCTGCAATGCTGTCATTCAGAAACCCG GAAAGAAGCTGTCAGATCTGGAGAGGGTAACATCTCTGAAAGTCTACAACTGGTTCGCCAACCGCCGTAAAGACATCAAGAGGCGTGCCAACATTG CCATCTTGGAGAGCCACGGCATTGAGGTTGAGAGTCCAGGAGGTCAGTCCAACAGCGATGAAGTGGACGGCAACGAGTTCCCTGACCAG GGTTGTGAGGTGTCCTTATTAGACAAGAGAGCCTCAGCCAGGCAGTTTGCATTCAGTCGAGCTGACCTGTGCTCTCCGACCCAG GTTCCCACACTGCTCCCCAGCTGGTTCTCTTCCCTGGGTAGAGGCAGCTTGTCTGGACACAGGGGCACTGCTCTGACTGGCCGCTCCCTCATGTCAGGGGTGGGCCCTCAGGCAGAGGGTTCCAGACTGACAGGTGTGTCCTGgtctcccccctccccctcccttcaGGATGAGCCCACCATACACAGCGCGCTGTCCGAGCCCCAGGATCCAATTGTTTTGGAGAAGGAGGCAGTCAGTCACAACACCCAAGCCCTAGCCAGCCAGGTGGATGGTGCTCGATGCAGCAATGGCAATGACATCAAGACGGAAATGCTGGAGGACGACTGA